A stretch of the Lactuca sativa cultivar Salinas chromosome 9, Lsat_Salinas_v11, whole genome shotgun sequence genome encodes the following:
- the LOC111904974 gene encoding rho GDP-dissociation inhibitor 1 codes for MGFEEKKEGEKSGHEESGDEKENHGNMKRVESEPSLCETEDEGEDAEGNKIQVGPQCTLKEQFEKDKDDESLRKWKEQLLGNVDINDVGESLEPEVKILSLSIVSPGRSDIVLPIPENGKPEGRWFTLKEGCRYSLRFSFQVSHNIVLGLKYTNFVWKTGVKVDSTRQMLGTFSPQNDAYTYEMPEETTPSGYFARGSYSAKSKFVDDDNKCYLEISYSFDIRKDWATVE; via the exons ATGGGGTTCGAAGAAAAGAAGGAAGGAGAGAAGAGTGGACATGAAGAAAGTGGTGATGAGAAAGAAAATCATGGGAATATGAAGAGGGTCGAGAGTGAGCCCTCTTTGTGTGAAACAGAGGATGAAGGTGAAGATGCCGAAGGTAATAAAATTCAAGTGGGTCCTCAATGCACTCTCAAAGAACAATTTGAAAAAGATAAG GATGATGAGAGCTTGAGGAAATGGAAGGAACAACTTCTTGGAAATGTTGATATTAATGATGTTGGAG AATCACTAGAACCAGAAGTGAAGATTCTTAGCCTTTCGATCGTGTCACCAGGGAGATCAGACATTGTTCTTCCCATACCTGAAAATGGGAAGCCAGAAGGCCGATGGTTTACCCTAAAAGAAGGCTGTCGTTATAGCCTCAGGTTCTCCTTTCAAGTCAGCCATAACATTGTTTTAGGCCTCAAATACACCAACTTTGTTTGGAAAACCGGTGTCAAAG TGGATAGCACAAGACAAATGCTTGGAACCTTTAGTCCTCAAAATGACGCCTACACTTATGAGATGCCTGAAGAGACTACTCCTTCTGGATATTTTGCTAGAGGATCATATTCTGCTAAATCTAAG TTTGTGGACGATGACAACAAGTGCTACTTGGAGATCAGCTATTCGTTTGACATCCGAAAGGACTGGGCAACTGTTGAATAG